The Plasmodium vivax chromosome 13, whole genome shotgun sequence nucleotide sequence GTGCACAgaaggtaaaaatgaaaaataaaaaataaataaaataaaagtgtcTTCCTGCTTGATACGGTGCATGTGTTGTCGCTGTAGTGGTAGTGACGGATCAGATGGGAAACAACGAGTGggacaaaaaagaaaaaaaaatgcaccctCGATTGAGCTCTTCCAGACCACTCCTTACCAATACACCCTCGATTGAGCTCTTCCAGACCACTCCTCACCCAGACACCCTCCATTGAGCCCTCCCCACCTTGCACACCTTTCCTTGCCGCAAAAGGTTCGGCAAATCCTTCGCAGAAAAGGACTTAGCCCAGTACTGCCGTTTGAATGACATCCCGATAAGCGCGTAAGCTCTGTGGAGGTCGCCTCGTCGTCGCATATGATTTGATTTCATTTCAACGTCCGTCCTCTCGGGGGGCACTCCTGTTGAGTGGTGTCTTTAAAGTGAACGCGGCCTTACCCCCCGAGCTGCTTCCACCCCTCGCAGACACACCATAGAATGCATGTTCGAGGAGTTCTTCCTAAACAAGAAAAACGACAGGGAGTAAGTGCACACCACGCGAAAAGGGTTATCCGTGTGGCCCCGCTCTGTGAACCCATTTTGTTAACCCGTTTTTCGATCCTATTTTTTGAACCCATTTTCGATCCCATTTTGTGATCCCGTTTTTCGACCCCCCCACCGCAGGAGCCGCGAAATCACCGCCGACGACCTGATATCCTTGACGTCCAAAAAGACGAACAGATGCTTCTACGTGCCGGTCGTCGTTTACATAGGTGAGGCCGCAATAGGCACAACGGAAAGGTGTGGATGGTGTgaaccaaaaggggggcactccTTTTGTAGCATTTATCCCCACGGGGGACGCACCTTAGCTGAAGCGTCCCTTCTACGTGTGACACCTCCGCTGCTTAAGATCCTCCTCCCATCTCTCCCCCTCACAGGAGAGCGCGATCACATACGAAGCTACGAAGAAGGGCTCATAAACGcacaggagaaaaaaaaaaaaaaggaacaaatcgAAAGGGACCATTTGAAAAGGCAAATCCAAAGAGACAATAAAAATAGGCAAAGAAATGAACAGATGAATTACGTTTGGGAAGATGAAATTCGGGGCAGGTCAAACTGTTGCAGTGAGGCCGTGTCGGTAGATCGCGAGGGGCAACTTGGGTTGGGGAGCACCGATGTGAAGACAAGGGATGGTGGCGGCGGCGGTGGATATCCAGTGGGTGAGGccaacgggggagaagccccGAATGGCAAAACCCTAAATGGCGAAACCCCAAATGGAGCAGCCCCCAGTGGAGAGGccccaaatgaagaagccTCAACGGGTGAACCGCCCAACGCCGAACAGCCGCACCCACAGGTGGACTCCCCCAAGCGAGTCGAAGCAgctgaaaagaaaaggggcaaCCACAGCACCCACAATACGAATAACAgcggcaaaatgaagaagcccGCGCCGGgcagaaaaggcaaaggcGCCGCCGCTCACcaggagaagaagacgagTGGGCGACCCCCCGCGGAGGAAGCAAAGCAACCGCCCCCGCAGGAGCAGAAGACGGACAAGCAAATCTACTACGACTCCCTAATGCAGCGGGTGCTAAATaccatagaaaaaaaaaaagagaaaaaaaaaaaaaccctcaCAACgttcaattttgttacttACTACAAACTGCATGAGCTGATTTATACCTCCTTTCTGGTGGACAAGTACCAGGGATACTACCAAGGTAGGGGGGGAGGGTACATGCAAATTCGCTGTAGGGTTTTTCCAATAAGGGTGAGGGGGAAAGCAGCCCACCCTTTTGCACCTACATGTGTAGGTGAGTGTCCCACTTGGTAGTGCCTTCCCTCCCGACAGGCAAAGAAGAGAGAGACTTGATTGACATTTACGCTGAGGAGGGGAAACAAATGGACCGAAGTGAAGACAGCAGAGGAGATGCCCCAGGAGAGACCACCCCGAACGGTGGCGAAGCAGAGTTagcggaaaaaatacaatcaAATGTAGAGGACACGAAAAGGATTTCCCTCACAGAAGTTATACATAAATACCAAGGTGATAGggagaaagaggaaaaaaaaaaaaaaaaatttaaaagaaaaacacatAAGTACATACATAGCAACCATCTAGGCAATTACCAATTTGtctggaaaaatataaaaggaataatGGACTGCGTTTTGCATAACttgaatgtattttttaatgaaaaggtGTTGGACGTCGAGAGGGTGATGGAGGAGTACAGCACTGTTGTGAGCAACGTGTGTGAGGCGGTGGAAAATAGGCAGGGGGATGTCTGCGCAGAGGGTGTTATGCCAATTGGTGGGGATAACACCCCTTCTGGTGAGTTAACCGCAGGGCATGAAAAGGCGCCTCTGCCGTTaagcgaaggggaagcggcaacggTTATAAGTGACGAAGCAGTTAAAATTGCCGAAACAGTTATAAGTGCGGAAGCAGTTGTAGGTGCACCTGCATGTGCTAGCCTCCCCCGCttgaagagcaaaaaaaaaggcgtccCTAAGGGGGAAGTCGTCACTCCTGATCAGCCAAGCGGAGCAGTGGGGAAGGTGAGGAAAGAGGCCACCAAGGGGGGTGCTAACCACATGTGTGCTGAGGGAGACgggggaggtgaagaaggccaAGACGGCGAAGCCAGCGAAGCGGAGGCGCGCAACGCGAACATAAAAAGAGGGCGTACGGGCGGACGCGCGAAACGAAGGCACCCTTTTAAGAGGCCCCCTGGTACACACCACTCCGAAACTGACGAAGCGGTCGATGCGCCGTCCGACGTTCAACTGGACAACCAAGAAACTGCATCCGACCATTCCATAAGCTACGCCAATTTAAAATACACcaaggaagaaataaagcaaaaaaatctCATCTACTATTTAACGCAtgatataaacaaaattgaaacatTCAAAAGGAAATACTTTtacgactttttttttatgtacatggTGAGGAAGCTCTTCTGGAATGTGCTCTGTTTGTATTACTTGCTCTGGAAGGAGCGGCATGAGGAGGACGCACCAAAGCAGAGTGGCTCACCGGGTGAGGACTCCCTCCACCAATCATTAATCAACCCGCTGAACAGCCAGGGCCTGGACGATGCCAACCTAATCCTCTACGAAAGCGACGTCAGCGTGAATAACGCCAAGAAGAACAAGGCCATGCTCTACAACACTAACCAGAAGCTGTGCCACAACCTGGACCCcctatttaaattaattcgcaacaaaaaattgctcaTTTACCTTCGATATGACCAAAATAAAAGGGTcaaatgtaaaaacaaaacggagtACTTGTATAGAGAAGTATGGCAGTACCTTATTTTAACGAATTTGAGGAAGAAAGCGCAATTTGGGGAACACGGCCCCTTCAGTGAGTTCGTCCTCTTTCGCCAGGactgaaaaggaagaaaaaaaaaaaaaaagcgcgaatttgcctgaacggttcatattttgttcatattattttatatattttttttttttttttttttctccaaatggcTAGTTGAAATGTTTTCCCCCAATatgggttttttttcccactcgCATTTACGTAACTGCGTGCGAAAATGTATTCGCCGCTTACGGGGGTGGGGTCAGGGATATATTTCCCCTTCAAAAATGAGAGCGCCCTCGCACATGCAACGTTGTACATATGCTTCGCCTGTGCATGGTTGGCCattccgcttctcctcctcgtgggttattattaaaatgcCATTTGAGCTTTACCTCACAGCATGATTGGGCGTGCGCGCCGCTTTGACAGTTGATCTGCGGTGGGGGATTTATTTAATCCCAAGCTACGCCCGTAGCACACGTACAGAGAGAGCATATAGGCatacattttattcataCAATAGAGCATTGCAATGTATACCATGTGacgggatttttttttttttgttacctgGTTGGGCTTTCACCCCGTTGGGCAACCTCCATAGGGATAATGATAATGCGTCAACAACTGCTCAGCACCGCTCGCCCCTGCCGCGATGCCCACGCTACATTTCGTCACATCTTTGCGGCTTCCTCGCCACGTCAGGGCTGACGAATTGGGGCACCCCGACCCCTGTTGATCGCTTTGCagttcccccccaaaaatgACGCCCAACGGGAAAGTCACTCCTCGGGGCGCGAACAAAACCACTTACATCGcttagcaaaaaagggggccttccatttggggaagGCGAAGTGCATTAGTATCGCCGCGCGCACAGCTTTTTTGCCGCaaaagaggtaaaaaaaaggggtaaaaaaatgtgccccACTGCGCTGCACGACTAATTGAAcgaaagagaagaaaaaaaaaaaaaaaaaaaaggaaaaaggaaaaaaaggaaaaaggaaaaaggaaaaaaaggaaaaaaaccttttaacgattaacaacaaaaataagaaacaCCAACTTGGCAACCGCTTAGAGGAAACCTCATTTTCACGAGTGACATTTTTTGACCCACCCGTAAAAAAGTACTTCATCTTTTTAATCCCCCCTCCGCAAAAGTAAGCGTTCGCTCACCTCGCAGAATGGGATGAGATGCCATGAAATGCGCGTCAGCCTATGAGATGAAAGATACCTGCTGGGCGGGATACTTCGTTAAGCGGCCGTCACATGAATTCGCCCGTTACTTCGCGCTGCAATCCGTTGTATGACTGCTTGTACGCTCGCACGTAGCTTCAATACCCACACGTAtctctccccccttgcagTGCCCCCtaaggagagaaaaacaaaggagCAAATCGCGGCTGCCGCAGCAGCATCGGGAAGAAGCAAGAAAAAGGTAACGCCTCCCCCTGAGCGGTTAGGCGGCGTGGTCGCTGGCGTGGTCGCTCGGCGTGGTCACTCAACGTGATCGCTCGACGCACGCGCTCACCGAGCCAAATGTCTCTCTCTCCTCCCCTGCTCACTCTACCCAACCCAATTACCTCCTCTCTCCTTTGCAGAAatggggaaagggaaagaacAAGGAAAAACTGAACCACGCCGTGTTCATTGACAAAGCCCTGCAGTCCAAAATTTTAGAAAGCAAAAACATGAAGGTCATCACCCCCTCTACTATCTCCGAAAAATACAAAGTCAATTTGAGCGTCGCAAGGTCGGTCATAAAGTACTTGGCGGagcaaaatttaattaagGAGGTTTGCATTCAGAGCCACAGTCAGAAGCTGTACACGAAGGTCGCTTAGGTGGTGGTTACCTAAGCGGTGTTGCCACTGGGGGCCGCGCACCTGGGCAGTCGCCCTGCCGGTGGGCTGCCCCTtaaatgtgtgtgcatgcataTGTGCGTGGGTTTGCAATCACGCCGATACTTACGCAGAGTGAAGAGGTGTCCCTCACAACGACAcagtttctttttctttttcttttttttctccccccctgtgtaACTTCCCCATGACGTTATTTATCCTGCTACTCCTGTGACTGCCAccaaagggaaggaaaactccccccaaaagggtaACCTCTCTCACGTGATAGATAAGCCATTGTAAATGCTTCGCGAGAGGTTACATTTACATGACAAATGCCCTCTGCCTGGAGGAATCGAAGCAGGGCCTCCTACTCTCCGCAGATAAAACGATTGGAAGGAACCCCCCTCCTGACTTGTTATTCTCCCTCTtgacttctccccccccacgtggACGAAACAACATgatgataaagaaaaacTCAACAAAGGGTGACGCAATTTTGAACAAGTGATGAAAagatttcttctttttctttcactttgGTCAATTTTGCGAGCGCACGTGATCCAAGCAAGTTGGTCATAGTTACTCTGATTGCTTCGTCCGCGGGGAGGAGTAGACGGGGAAGAGGAGAGGATGTAGAAATGATGGCTAACTGCACATCGTCATTGCTACTTcacgcttccccctctttggGGATTCAACAAAGGAGTCATCACAGCATTGCAAGCGCACCTTCTGTGCGTTTGCTCTGACCGACGTGACATTCCACGAACGGGTGGCTAATTCCAGTGATGCGATTTACGGGGGAGGAGCCCTGCGCGGCTGCCCCGTGCGGCTGCCATGTGCTAGGTGGGAGGCCGTTGCAGGAGGGCCCGCTCCTCATACGCGCGCAGGTGCgtgagtttaaaaaaaaggcaagcaGGTGGGGAAAAGTGGGCATAAGTTAGCAAAAGTGAACAATTAAACTGTCGGACGAACCGCCGAACGCGCCGCCGACCTCGCCGCTGCCAGCTACAGGTCgccgaagaagaagatgccGATTTCCAGCCAGCTCTCCGTGGAGTAAATGACCTTTTCCCTCTCGTCGTAGAGGTCGTTGAGCTGCTCGTCGCGCTGGTCGGTGAGGGGCGCGAATTTGTTGCCCGCCCCGTGGGTGGCGGCGCCATTGCAGCTAGCCGCGTCATTGTTGGTAGTGCCTCCGTTGCTGCTAATCGCCCCCCTGCTGCGCGCGAGGAGCTCAATCTTCGCCGCTGCACACACGAGGGGCTTGATGACGATGTTGTGCTTCCGGCAAAAGCTGATGAGCAGCTCGTTGTGGCCAACCAGGATGGCGACGTCCGAGTGCAGCATGGCGTCCAGGTCGATGAGGCTGTCCCCGATGAAGGCGGACAGCTTGTGGTTCACTTGGCCCAGCAGCGAACACACCCTCGTTTTGATCACCGTCTTGTCGTAGAAGGAGCAAAGGGAAACCTTCTCAATcaccccctggggggggtccTCTCCTCCACCGGTACTGCCATCCCTCCTGGGCTGATACTCCTCGTGCTTTATCTTCAATCGGTTGTATTCGAACGAGCCGGTGTACTTGCGCAGGCGCTTGTCATACGTGTGCGTCTTGGAGTAGTACACGCGGAAGTACTTCTTAAATGTCCGGTAGTAGTCCTCGGGGAGCGGCGCAGGTAAGGGAAGCGGCTCATGTGTTGGGGGCTGCTGCACCGATATGGGCTGAtgctcttcctccccgtCGCGGAGCCGCATCAAACTGTTCCGAATCGTGTAGAGGCatatttgcttcttcaagTTGAGCGTGATGACGTCAAAGTAGAAGGAGTCCCGGTTGCTCATCTTATGACTCAGCAGATGCAGGAAGGTCTCCAAGAAATAGTCGTTCAGCTCGAACCGCTCGTAGTGCTCACTGATTAGCCCATTCAACACATCCACGTCAACGTCCTTAAACACATCATAGTAGGAGAGTAGCATAGAGTAATTCACATGCACCCTATCCACTTGGTTCAAATAATAGTAATACGATTTAGAATACGCTTCTGCTTTGCTCTCTTGGTCCTTCTTTAGCTCCTCTAATATTTCTAACTCTTTGCGGACAAACCAGTGGCCCAGCTTGTGTATGTACTCGATCCTCTCCTGTATCGTCGGCTCCGGTTtgtctttcattttttctaatgaGAAACTgtcgaaaaaggaaatgtcCTCTTCTGTGAGGGTGTCCTTTCCTCTCCGGACGCTCTGTTTGAAGTAGTGcttctccaaaattttaaaaaacgcaGAATAGGAATCCTTCTTGATGATCGTTTTATCGAAATCGATGCCTATGTAGAAGAAATGATTGATGCAGGGCGACAGGGGGGGGTGCTCCTCCCTC carries:
- a CDS encoding hypothetical protein, conserved (encoded by transcript PVX_085415A), producing the protein MFRNPLRKKCEITRSDCEEFIRVVKRHTIECMFEEFFLNKKNDRESREITADDLISLTSKKTNRCFYVPVVVYIGERDHIRSYEEGLINAQEKKKKKEQIERDHLKRQIQRDNKNRQRNEQMNYVWEDEIRGRSNCCSEAVSVDREGQLGLGSTDVKTRDGGGGGGYPVGEANGGEAPNGKTLNGETPNGAAPSGEAPNEEASTGEPPNAEQPHPQVDSPKRVEAAEKKRGNHSTHNTNNSGKMKKPAPGRKGKGAAAHQEKKTSGRPPAEEAKQPPPQEQKTDKQIYYDSLMQRVLNTIEKKKEKKKKTLTTFNFVTYYKLHELIYTSFLVDKYQGYYQGKEERDLIDIYAEEGKQMDRSEDSRGDAPGETTPNGGEAELAEKIQSNVEDTKRISLTEVIHKYQGDREKEEKKKKKFKRKTHKYIHSNHLGNYQFVWKNIKGIMDCVLHNLNVFFNEKVLDVERVMEEYSTVVSNVCEAVENRQGDVCAEGVMPIGGDNTPSGELTAGHEKAPLPLSEGEAATVISDEAVKIAETVISAEAVVGAPACASLPRLKSKKKGVPKGEVVTPDQPSGAVGKVRKEATKGGANHMCAEGDGGGEEGQDGEASEAEARNANIKRGRTGGRAKRRHPFKRPPGTHHSETDEAVDAPSDVQLDNQETASDHSISYANLKYTKEEIKQKNLIYYLTHDINKIETFKRKYFYDFFFMYMVRKLFWNVLCLYYLLWKERHEEDAPKQSGSPGEDSLHQSLINPLNSQGLDDANLILYESDVSVNNAKKNKAMLYNTNQKLCHNLDPLFKLIRNKKLLIYLRYDQNKRVKCKNKTEYLYREVWQYLILTNLRKKAQFGEHGPFSEFVLFRQD
- a CDS encoding 40S ribosomal protein S25, putative (encoded by transcript PVX_085420A), which gives rise to MKCASAYEMKDTCWAGYFVKRPSHEFALPPKERKTKEQIAAAAAASGRSKKKKWGKGKNKEKLNHAVFIDKALQSKILESKNMKVITPSTISEKYKVNLSVARSVIKYLAEQNLIKEVCIQSHSQKLYTKVA
- a CDS encoding hypothetical protein, conserved (encoded by transcript PVX_085425A); translation: MKDVKLLLEKLRISRERELEREVRILLELKKLSDGTNKADEQGAANGGSDTNGGSVANCSSGANCPDGYLHYVRKKLNGVRRKTLFEQSYYRNALNCYDHAEHYSKVLKNTPNHLQGGSEPEWKKEIIQREDLLTFFHAYLVRKYCERNFLKCVHNDFVRSITYTSLEKDLFFNFVSASRCVLARCLQKVEVLSVETQNETLAQLLNRCKNVILGVQRELAALQERDKQIAKEQLVVADEETNDLCSSLAKYFPFLDERFGESRHNAHVKELYGVYAFVYVFSNVFYVSSLAVGGAKAGRLSGELSGDEVGETINHVSDDLHRVASHRFSSHRLSAHHFSLYRTLIEQFAGGDFMELNETMLYFLSRGGSSNSDDILHNLNALRKATSLQSDFFAAMGGKQIGGHSQKKDHTNDCTVNQKTNHIAREEHPPLSPCINHFFYIGIDFDKTIIKKDSYSAFFKILEKHYFKQSVRRGKDTLTEEDISFFDSFSLEKMKDKPEPTIQERIEYIHKLGHWFVRKELEILEELKKDQESKAEAYSKSYYYYLNQVDRVHVNYSMLLSYYDVFKDVDVDVLNGLISEHYERFELNDYFLETFLHLLSHKMSNRDSFYFDVITLNLKKQICLYTIRNSLMRLRDGEEEHQPISVQQPPTHEPLPLPAPLPEDYYRTFKKYFRVYYSKTHTYDKRLRKYTGSFEYNRLKIKHEEYQPRRDGSTGGGEDPPQGVIEKVSLCSFYDKTVIKTRVCSLLGQVNHKLSAFIGDSLIDLDAMLHSDVAILVGHNELLISFCRKHNIVIKPLVCAAAKIELLARSRGAISSNGGTTNNDAASCNGAATHGAGNKFAPLTDQRDEQLNDLYDEREKVIYSTESWLEIGIFFFGDL